A single Candidatus Desulfatibia profunda DNA region contains:
- a CDS encoding acyl-CoA dehydrogenase produces the protein MSVNLTDEQLMIQTMAREFSRKVVALTAAERDKSKEFPAENLRKMGELGLMGMMIPIEYEGSGADTVSYVLALSEIAYSCASTAVVMSVHNSIVCESIYRLGTRQQKETYLKPLARGDIIGAFAMTEPHAGSDPVGQSTTAVRDGDSYILNGSKRFITSGSNAGLTIVTAVTDESKRHHGISAFLVEKATPGFIVGNLEDKMGLCASDTTDLIFNDCRVPVENLMGSEGDGFKLAMKALDSGRIGIAAQSLGVAQAALDAAVKYARKREQFGQPISKFQGLRWIIADMATEIEAARQLMLSAAAMKDKGVNHTAQASMAKLFASEMVNRVTAKALQIHGGYGFIKDYPVERFYRDARVFTIYEGTSEIQRIVISNHILKDKRRP, from the coding sequence ATGTCAGTCAATCTTACCGATGAACAGCTTATGATCCAGACCATGGCCCGGGAATTTTCAAGGAAAGTTGTGGCCCTTACCGCTGCGGAACGCGACAAGAGCAAGGAATTTCCGGCTGAAAATCTGAGAAAGATGGGCGAATTGGGACTGATGGGAATGATGATCCCTATCGAGTATGAAGGCAGCGGTGCCGACACCGTGAGCTACGTGCTGGCCCTTTCCGAAATTGCCTACTCCTGTGCATCGACCGCTGTTGTCATGTCCGTTCATAATTCCATCGTCTGTGAAAGCATCTATCGGCTGGGAACCCGACAACAGAAAGAAACCTATTTAAAACCGCTCGCCAGAGGAGATATCATCGGCGCTTTCGCCATGACCGAACCCCATGCGGGTTCCGATCCTGTCGGGCAGTCGACTACGGCCGTGCGTGACGGCGACAGTTATATTCTGAACGGCTCCAAGCGCTTTATTACCTCGGGCAGCAATGCCGGTCTGACCATCGTTACGGCAGTCACGGATGAAAGCAAACGTCACCACGGCATCAGTGCGTTTTTGGTTGAAAAGGCTACGCCGGGATTCATTGTGGGGAATTTAGAAGACAAAATGGGGTTGTGTGCTTCCGATACTACCGATCTAATCTTCAACGACTGCCGCGTACCTGTTGAAAACCTGATGGGCAGTGAAGGCGACGGCTTCAAGCTCGCCATGAAAGCGCTGGACAGCGGCCGTATCGGCATTGCGGCGCAGTCGTTAGGTGTTGCCCAGGCGGCCTTGGATGCCGCCGTTAAGTACGCCAGAAAAAGAGAGCAGTTCGGCCAGCCGATCTCCAAATTCCAGGGCCTGCGCTGGATAATTGCCGACATGGCCACCGAGATAGAGGCAGCTCGGCAATTGATGCTTTCGGCAGCCGCAATGAAAGACAAGGGTGTAAACCACACGGCTCAGGCTTCAATGGCCAAGCTTTTTGCTTCGGAAATGGTCAATCGAGTTACGGCAAAGGCACTGCAAATACACGGCGGGTATGGATTTATTAAGGATTATCCGGTCGAACGCTTTTACAGGGATGCCCGGGTCTTTACAATTTATGAGGGAACCTCGGAGATACAGCGGATCGTCATCTCCAACCATATATTAAAAGACAAGCGCCGCCCGTGA
- a CDS encoding 3-hydroxybutyryl-CoA dehydrogenase, with amino-acid sequence MEIKTFGVVGAGQMGSGIAQVAAVSGLDVIMSDINIEYAQRGLQTITNFLKRSVDKGIMSSDQMDAVLGRIKTTVDLEAMAPVDFVVEAASEDETIKFEIFKALDDICASSVILATNTSSIPIGRIASRTKRPENVIGMHFMNPVPLMKLVEVIRGLATSEETFKTTWNLALTLGKTPAEAVDYPGFIANRILMPMINEAIYCLYHGVGTREDIDTVMKLGMNHPMGPLALADLIGLDTCLAIMDTLADGFKDSKYRACPLLRKYVEAGWLGRKTGRGFYEYG; translated from the coding sequence ATGGAGATTAAAACATTTGGCGTTGTCGGCGCCGGTCAGATGGGAAGCGGAATTGCGCAGGTGGCTGCCGTGAGCGGCCTGGATGTCATCATGAGCGATATCAATATTGAATATGCTCAGCGGGGGCTCCAAACGATTACAAATTTTTTAAAGCGCAGCGTTGACAAGGGCATAATGAGCAGCGACCAGATGGATGCGGTTCTGGGGCGTATCAAAACCACCGTGGATCTGGAGGCGATGGCGCCGGTCGATTTTGTCGTTGAAGCTGCCAGCGAGGATGAAACCATAAAATTTGAAATTTTCAAAGCACTGGACGACATCTGTGCTTCCAGTGTAATTCTGGCCACCAATACGTCTTCGATCCCCATCGGACGGATCGCGTCCCGAACCAAACGTCCCGAAAACGTCATCGGAATGCATTTCATGAATCCGGTGCCGCTGATGAAGCTGGTTGAGGTAATTCGCGGGCTGGCAACATCGGAAGAAACCTTTAAAACCACCTGGAATCTGGCGCTGACACTTGGCAAAACGCCTGCTGAAGCCGTTGATTATCCGGGCTTTATCGCCAACAGAATTTTAATGCCCATGATCAATGAAGCCATTTACTGTCTGTATCACGGCGTCGGAACCCGAGAAGATATCGATACGGTAATGAAACTCGGCATGAACCATCCCATGGGGCCCCTGGCCCTGGCAGACCTCATCGGACTTGATACCTGCCTGGCCATAATGGATACCCTGGCCGATGGGTTCAAAGATTCCAAGTACCGCGCCTGTCCGTTGCTCCGCAAATATGTGGAAGCAGGCTGGCTGGGCAGAAAAACCGGGCGCGGCTTTTACGAATACGGGTAG
- a CDS encoding cupin domain-containing protein codes for MTKKKAGTLVPVGKKIKKERVRKKMTLDRVANETGLSIDYLKQVEAGKEIPPVGTLLQISRALEIDSGFFLKEEESRLKSRIQAYTKRTDNYAYTTLTPGAENKHLKAFKVSIDAMQDHKGVGYQHEGEEFVYVLSGRIEVIVGDHVNMLNTGDSLHFNSGIRHKLRNIGKEKAELIVVIYGP; via the coding sequence ATGACAAAAAAGAAAGCCGGTACCCTTGTCCCGGTGGGAAAGAAAATCAAGAAAGAGAGGGTCAGGAAAAAAATGACCCTCGACAGAGTGGCCAATGAAACCGGCCTTTCCATTGATTATCTTAAACAGGTAGAAGCCGGAAAAGAGATTCCTCCTGTAGGCACCCTGCTGCAAATCTCCAGGGCTTTGGAAATAGATTCCGGCTTTTTCTTAAAGGAAGAGGAATCGCGTTTAAAAAGTCGTATCCAGGCCTATACCAAGCGCACCGATAACTATGCTTATACCACCCTGACGCCGGGTGCGGAGAATAAGCATTTGAAAGCGTTTAAAGTCTCTATCGATGCCATGCAGGATCACAAGGGTGTCGGGTATCAGCATGAAGGCGAAGAGTTTGTCTATGTGCTTTCAGGCCGGATCGAAGTGATTGTCGGGGACCACGTAAATATGCTGAACACAGGCGATTCCCTCCATTTCAACTCGGGGATACGGCATAAATTAAGAAACATCGGCAAGGAAAAAGCAGAATTAATTGTCGTCATTTACGGACCTTAA